The Lutibacter sp. A64 genome segment GACAATCCTTTGTATTTCTATGGTTCAGATGAAGATGCTATCTTAAAGTTAGCTTCACAAAATGGAAATAAAAATTATATAAGTAAAAAACTTCAGGTTATAGAAGCTCAAGTATTGTGGGCTGTGGAACATGAAATGTGTCGTACAGTTGAAGATTTTTTAGCACGTAGAACAAGGTGTCAATTATTAGATGCTAGAGAGAGTATAAAAATGGCTCCTAGGGTGGCAGAGATTATGGCCTCTGCGTTAGAAAAAGATGAATCTTGGATTGAAAAACAAGTTCAAGATTATATTGCAGTAACGTTAAATTACATATTATAATAAATTATAAATCAATGTCATGATAAATTTTTTTAAACCCGCAGCGCATAAAGAATTATTGCCTTCCGATAAAATAGATTCGACTTATAAACGATTACGTTTTCAGGTATTTGTAGGTATTTTTATTGGATATGCAGGGTATTATTTAGTTAGAAAAGTATTCTCTTTAGCAATGCCAGATTTAATTGCTTTAGGGTTTTCAAAAACAGAATTGGGTTTTGCACTTTCAGGTGTTTCTATTGCTTATGGTTTAAGTAAATTTATTATGGGGAATGTTTCTGATAGAAGTAATGCTAGAAATTTTCTTACAGCAGGTCTTGTGCTATCGGCGTTAACTATGATTTTAATGGGGACGCTTCCTGTTGCAACATCTTCAGTGTTTATAATGTTTGTGTTACTTATACTTAATGGATGGTTTCAAGGTATGGGATGGCCTCCTTGTGGAAGGGTAATGGTGCATTGGTTTTCTATTAGAGAACGCGGAACTAAAATGTCTATATGGAATGTAGCACATAATGTTGGAGGAGGAATAATTGGACCTTTAGCAATATTAGGTGTTGCAATTTTTGCAGATTGGCAAGCTAAATTGTATTTCCCGGGTTTTATAGCGTTAGGTGTTGCTGTAATTACGTGGTTTTTAATGAGAGATACTCCGCAATCATGTGGTCTTCCAAATATTGAAACCTATAAAAATGATTTTCCTCCTAATTATTCTGAAAAATTTGAGGAAGAAATGACGGCCAAAGAAATATTCTTTAAATATATTTTAAAAAATAAATTATTGTGGTCTATTGCCTTTGCAAACGCCTTTGTTTACTTAGTGAGATATGGTGTTTTAGACTGGGCCCCATTGTATTTAGAAGAAGCAAAAGGATTTTCAATTAAAGAATCTGGATGGGCATATTTTGCCTATGAATGGGCTGGGATACCAGGAACACTTTTGTGTGGATATTTAAGTGATAAAGTATTTAAAGGTAAAAGAGCTCCTGTAAGTATTATATATATGGCTTTAGTTTTTGTCTCAATATATATGTATTGGACAAGTCAATCAATTTTAGCAAACTCTATAGCGTTAATTTGTATTGGATTTTTAATCTATGGACCAGTAATGTTAATAGGTGTTCATGCATTGGATTTGGTTCCTAAAAAAGCAGCGGGTACAGCTGCAGGTTTAACAGGTTTATTTGGGTATTTAGGGGGCGCATTATTTGCTAATATAGCAATGGGTGCAGTAGTAGATACTTGGGGATGGTCTGGTGGATTTGTAGTGTTGTTAAGTTCATGTGTTATAGCAATTTTATTAATTGGTTTTTCTTGGTTGCAAGAGAGAAGAGGGTATAATGGTATTCATGTGTAATAAATAATCATTTGTAAGAATTATAATAATAAATAAGAGTATTAATCAATAAATATTAAATAAATGACTAAACTATTTTTTAAAAAAATACCAGTAGGTATTGCGCTTCTTATGCTCCTTGGAGTTGTAGGATGTGATGATGATATTAAAGATTTAAGTAATGAGATTCAAGCTGATTCTATTGAATTGAAAACTGTAAATGCTGAAACTAAAGCTGTGATTGATCAATTGTTAATTGATGCTCCAGATGCTATTATTGCTCATAGAGGTACAACTTTTTGGGCTCCAGAAGAAACAGAAGCTGCTTTTCGTTGGGCTCGTAATATGGGTGCAGATTACCTTGAAATTGATATTCAAAAAACATCTGATGGTATATTATTAGCGCTTCATGATAATAACCTTCGTAGAACTTCAAATGTTGAAAGTATTTATCCAGGAAGAGCGGATTACGATTTAAGTAAATTTACGTTAAAAGAGCTTAGAGCACTTGATGCGGGGACTTGGTTTAATGAGGATGTGCCAGATAATGCACGATTAGAGTTTGTAGATCAAAAGATTTCAACTTTAAAAGATGTATTGCTAATTGCTGAGGGTATGAAAGTGAAAAGAGATGAAAATAGAAACCCTTATTATAAAAAAGAAGATGGTACTGAAACGTTAAACTTAGAGGAATCAACCGGAGAATTTGTTTTTGTTGAGGATGAAGTTGATAATGGAAATAGACCAGGTATATATATTGAAACTAAAGAACCTTGGAGATTTTCAGGAATGGAAAAAGCACTTGCTGAAGTTTTAAAAAGTAATGGTTGGTTAGCTACAGATAATCCAAAAAATATACCAACAACTCCAGGTAAAGTTGGTGTAGCAAATACTAAATCTCGTATTATTTTACAAACGTTTTCTTGGCAAAGTGTTCTTCTTTTGGAGGAATTTTTACCAAATATACCTAAATGTATGTTGCTTTGGAAAGGTGGATACGATAATCTAGTAGATGATGATGCAGATATGATTGCTGACGTGTTGAACTTTTCTGTAGATAATAACGTACATATTATTGGGCCTTCAATTGCTGGTGCTCCAAATGGGTATGATGATTTATCTGCTCCTTGGATGAATGAAATGTATCACCGTTCTGGTTTTGTAATTCATGCATATTCTTTTGATACAGATGATCAATTGAAAAAATACAACGGAGACTATTATTATACAGGTCTAGAATCACGTTTTGATAATCCAAATCGTACATTGCAAGGTGAATGGTCAGGTAAAATTGGAAGAGAGAATTTTATTGATGGAGGTTTTACAAATTTAACAGATCTTTCTTTAGAATATCAAGGTAGAGCAACACCTGGTGTTACTGCTCAAACAGTATTAGAAGATCTTGGGTATGGAACCTATATTGGTAGAAATTAAATTTAGTAATAATAAAATTTGAAATAATGAATAAATTAAAAAATATATCGCTCTTAGTAGTCTCTTTTGCATTTATGTGTACAGGAGTTATTACAGCTCAAGAAACTGACGGAGTAGTTACTGGAGAAAAAGGAATTATTAATTTTAAAACAAATGATGGCGATTATAAATGGTCATTTGGTGGACGTGCTTATATGGATGGTGATTATTATATGGAAGATGCTACCGATTTAAGTTCAAAAACAACTTTAAGTGATGTTCGTTTATATGCAAAAGCTTCTTGGAAAAAATGGGATGCAAAAATTAATTTTAGTTTTGCAAATAATAAAGTAAGTGCAAAAGATATCTATTTAAGATATGCTATAAGTGATCATAGCTCTATTAAAGTTGGTAATTTCTTTGAACCTTATGGTATTCAAGGATCAATATCTAGTAAAGACACAAAATTTATAGGTAATTCTTTTTCAGGTGAAGCATTTGGTATTGGTAGAACTGTGGGTATTGCTTATACTACATTTTCAGATAAATATTTTATTTCAGGAGGTTTATTTGGTAGTGAAATAGGAAATACAGAAATGGGAGATGGTGGTTATAGTGTGACGGGGAAAGCCTTATATAGTCCAATTGTTGAAGATGATATGAATTTTCATATTGGTGCTTCAGCTTCATATAGATTACCTGATGCAAATGGGTTTGATGAAACTTATAATGATGATGACTATAATAGAGAAGTAGTTTATGCTGCAGGTCCTGAAGATAAATTTTTAAATGCTGTTGTAAATCATGCGGGGAATGAATTAAAATTTAATGCTCAATTGTTGGGAACTTATGGTCGCTTTATGTTGCAATCAGAATATTATTACAATAAAGTTTATCGTAATTCTAATTATGAGCTTCAATTCGAAAATTCAACTCCAGATATGTGGGGATGGCCTTCTTCTCCTCAAGACCTTGAAGATTGGTATGGTGAACAAAGAGATATTGAAACCGATGGTTTCTATGTTCAAGCGGGTTATTTATTAATGGGTAATAATTATTCTTATAATTCGTCTTATGCATATTTAAATCGTCCAAAAGCAGGTTCTTTAGAATTATTAGCTCGTTTCAATCAAACAAATTTAAATGATATTGATGGTATTTTTATGCAAGATAAATTTTGGAATGCTGACCCTTTAAAAGCGGCTGCGGGACAAACAAATTATAGTGTTGGTGGAGGAGAAAGTATTGATTATTCTATAGGTTTAAATTATTATATGAGTGATAATGTTATGTTCCGTCTTAATTATACTTATATGGATATTGATAATTTATATTATAGACAAGATGATAATATCTCGTTTGTAAAAGCAAGAATTCAAGTTAATTTTTAAAAAGAATGATTATAATTAATTTTAATTACAAAAGCTCCATTTAATATTTGTAAAACCCATAATTTAGGATAAAATCTAAGTTATGGGTTTTTTTAATTTATTTTATTGAAGTTGATAATTATTCAGAAATGCCATAATTTTCTACAACATAATCTAAGTCTTTATCTCCACGACCACTTAGATTAACTAAAATAGATTGTTTAGGGTTTTCTTTTGCTAATTTAAATGCGTGCGCTACAGCATGTGCACTTTCTAAAGCAGGTATAATCCCTTCCATTCTGCTTAATTCAAAAAAGGCATCTATACATTCTTTGTCTGAAATGGTTGTGTAATTAACTTTCTTTAAATCTTTTAACATACTGTGTTCTGGGCCAACTCCCGGATAATCTAAACCACTGGCGATAGAATGAACAGGCGCAGGTTCGCCTTTTTCATCTTGTAAGGTGTAGCATTTAAATCCATGAATAATTCCAGGTTTTCCTAGAGTCATAGTTGCAGCATGGTCACCTAAAGTTTCTAGCGATTTACCGCCTGGTTCAACACCAAAAAGTTTACATTCTTCATTTTCTAAAAATGCTGAAAATATTCCCATTGCATTACTTCCACCTCCAACACAAGCTACAACGTTATCAGGTAATTCTCCAGTCATTTCAAAAAATTGATCTTTGGCTTCAATACCAACAATACGTTGAAAATCGCGGACCATCATTGGAAAAGGGTGTGGTCCTACTACAGAACCAATACAATAAATTGAAGTTACTGGGTCTTTTAAATATGCTTCAAAAGCGCTGTCAACAGCTTCTTTTAGTGTTTTTAAACCGTGTGTTACTGGAACTACTGTGGCTCCAAGAATTTTCATTCTAAGTACATTTGGATATTCTTTTTCAATATCTACTTCACCCATATGAATTTCACATTCTAGACCAAAATATGCTGCTGCTGTAGCTAGAGCAACACCATGTTGTCCGGCTCCAGTTTCGGCAATTAATTTCTTTTTTCCCATGTGTTTGGCAAGTAACGCTTCTCCCATACAATGGTTTAGTTTATGTGCGCCAGTATGATTTAAGTCTTCACGTTTTAAATAAATTTGACCACCATATTTTTGTGATAAACGGTGACAATGATAAACTGGAGTAGGTCTGCCTTGAAAATGCTTTCGAATATCACGAAGTTCTGAAATGAATTTATGAGATTTACTTATTGAAAAATAAGCATCATTAATTTTTTTCATTTCTTCTTCTAGTTGTGGAGGTATAAATGCTCCACCATACTCGTTAAAAAATCCTTCTTTGTTTGGGTGATTTTTAAAATAATTGTCAGACATTCTATAAATTTTAAGATAATATTGTGTTAATTCTTGATGTTTTTATAAAGAAGCTCTAAAGTACTATATTTTTCAATTTTTTTTATAATTAATTCTAGTAAGTTTTCTTTATTTTCTTTTGCTTTTGAATTGGAAGATGTTACACTTTCTTGTTGTAGTTGTTTAGAAAAGTCGCCATTTTTCTGAATTTCTTTAAAAAATTGCCACGTATCGTTTAAGATTTCTTCTGTAAGTTTTTCAATAGTTGCTGAGCCAGCCCAAGGATCAACTGTTTTTGAAACAAAAGTTTGTTGTTGGATAAAATCAGAAATTAAGTTGTTTGATAGTATACTTTGTATACCACTTAAAAATGCAGTGTTTACTTTGTTGTAATTGTTAAAGTTGTTAAGGGCGTGGATTTGCAATGCTAAAGATTGTTGCTCTTTTGGGGTGAATTCTAATAACATTTTAGCCCAAAGCATTCTTGTTGCTCTTATTTTAGAGATTTCAAAAAAATAGTCTTCTTTAATAGTATAATTATAAGAGATTTTTTTTGCAATTGTATCTATTTTAATTCCTTTTGAAATGCAATAACTAATACTTTTAGAAGTAGCTGATAAAAAGTAAGCTACGTCTGTTTTAGTAGATTTTTGGGTGTGAGTTATGGGTGTGGTAATTGCAATAGTATTAAAATTTGGTAAATTTTTGATTGTATATTTTAATATAGTTTCAACTGTATTTTGCTGAAAATAACTATC includes the following:
- a CDS encoding methylmalonyl-CoA mutase family protein; this encodes MKRKDFSDIEITVQNKKNTFFEHENYIAGTAPFLRGINSTMYLQKPLKTHILVDFPSPEKSNTFIKEHLLKGYNFFVLDINTGTSHETVSGVSTPSIEAMKILLHKIHLEKLSITLSTNNSILTVLSLFIAATKQLKIPQENLNLSVNLTPKNTIIDSYFQQNTVETILKYTIKNLPNFNTIAITTPITHTQKSTKTDVAYFLSATSKSISYCISKGIKIDTIAKKISYNYTIKEDYFFEISKIRATRMLWAKMLLEFTPKEQQSLALQIHALNNFNNYNKVNTAFLSGIQSILSNNLISDFIQQQTFVSKTVDPWAGSATIEKLTEEILNDTWQFFKEIQKNGDFSKQLQQESVTSSNSKAKENKENLLELIIKKIEKYSTLELLYKNIKN
- a CDS encoding glycerophosphodiester phosphodiesterase family protein, whose protein sequence is MTKLFFKKIPVGIALLMLLGVVGCDDDIKDLSNEIQADSIELKTVNAETKAVIDQLLIDAPDAIIAHRGTTFWAPEETEAAFRWARNMGADYLEIDIQKTSDGILLALHDNNLRRTSNVESIYPGRADYDLSKFTLKELRALDAGTWFNEDVPDNARLEFVDQKISTLKDVLLIAEGMKVKRDENRNPYYKKEDGTETLNLEESTGEFVFVEDEVDNGNRPGIYIETKEPWRFSGMEKALAEVLKSNGWLATDNPKNIPTTPGKVGVANTKSRIILQTFSWQSVLLLEEFLPNIPKCMLLWKGGYDNLVDDDADMIADVLNFSVDNNVHIIGPSIAGAPNGYDDLSAPWMNEMYHRSGFVIHAYSFDTDDQLKKYNGDYYYTGLESRFDNPNRTLQGEWSGKIGRENFIDGGFTNLTDLSLEYQGRATPGVTAQTVLEDLGYGTYIGRN
- the glpT gene encoding glycerol-3-phosphate transporter — protein: MINFFKPAAHKELLPSDKIDSTYKRLRFQVFVGIFIGYAGYYLVRKVFSLAMPDLIALGFSKTELGFALSGVSIAYGLSKFIMGNVSDRSNARNFLTAGLVLSALTMILMGTLPVATSSVFIMFVLLILNGWFQGMGWPPCGRVMVHWFSIRERGTKMSIWNVAHNVGGGIIGPLAILGVAIFADWQAKLYFPGFIALGVAVITWFLMRDTPQSCGLPNIETYKNDFPPNYSEKFEEEMTAKEIFFKYILKNKLLWSIAFANAFVYLVRYGVLDWAPLYLEEAKGFSIKESGWAYFAYEWAGIPGTLLCGYLSDKVFKGKRAPVSIIYMALVFVSIYMYWTSQSILANSIALICIGFLIYGPVMLIGVHALDLVPKKAAGTAAGLTGLFGYLGGALFANIAMGAVVDTWGWSGGFVVLLSSCVIAILLIGFSWLQERRGYNGIHV
- a CDS encoding OprO/OprP family phosphate-selective porin yields the protein MNKLKNISLLVVSFAFMCTGVITAQETDGVVTGEKGIINFKTNDGDYKWSFGGRAYMDGDYYMEDATDLSSKTTLSDVRLYAKASWKKWDAKINFSFANNKVSAKDIYLRYAISDHSSIKVGNFFEPYGIQGSISSKDTKFIGNSFSGEAFGIGRTVGIAYTTFSDKYFISGGLFGSEIGNTEMGDGGYSVTGKALYSPIVEDDMNFHIGASASYRLPDANGFDETYNDDDYNREVVYAAGPEDKFLNAVVNHAGNELKFNAQLLGTYGRFMLQSEYYYNKVYRNSNYELQFENSTPDMWGWPSSPQDLEDWYGEQRDIETDGFYVQAGYLLMGNNYSYNSSYAYLNRPKAGSLELLARFNQTNLNDIDGIFMQDKFWNADPLKAAAGQTNYSVGGGESIDYSIGLNYYMSDNVMFRLNYTYMDIDNLYYRQDDNISFVKARIQVNF
- the trpB gene encoding tryptophan synthase subunit beta, whose product is MSDNYFKNHPNKEGFFNEYGGAFIPPQLEEEMKKINDAYFSISKSHKFISELRDIRKHFQGRPTPVYHCHRLSQKYGGQIYLKREDLNHTGAHKLNHCMGEALLAKHMGKKKLIAETGAGQHGVALATAAAYFGLECEIHMGEVDIEKEYPNVLRMKILGATVVPVTHGLKTLKEAVDSAFEAYLKDPVTSIYCIGSVVGPHPFPMMVRDFQRIVGIEAKDQFFEMTGELPDNVVACVGGGSNAMGIFSAFLENEECKLFGVEPGGKSLETLGDHAATMTLGKPGIIHGFKCYTLQDEKGEPAPVHSIASGLDYPGVGPEHSMLKDLKKVNYTTISDKECIDAFFELSRMEGIIPALESAHAVAHAFKLAKENPKQSILVNLSGRGDKDLDYVVENYGISE